From the genome of Streptomyces sp. S4.7:
GCTGAGCGATCTGCTGCCGGGCACCACCTCCGTACGGCTGACGGAGGCCGACCTGCGGGAGTCCGGCGACCTGCTGGACCGCAAGGGCCTCGACCCGGCCGCCGAGCGTTCGCTCGTCGTCGTGGTGCGTGACGCGGCGCGGCACGGCTGGATGTCGGCGGCGATGGCGCGGCTGCTCGGGAGCCGGCCCGACGCGGTGGTCGTGGAGATGGGCGTCCCGAACGGTGCGGCGCCCGGCGCCGTCCACCTGGTCACCCACGGCGCGACGCGCGTCTCCGGAGTGGCGGCGGCCGAGTTCCTGGCGGGGCGCCGCTGACTCCGGGAGGAGGAGCGGGCGTTGAGGACCCCGGAAGACCCCTGGGTCTTCCGTTGTCCCCAACGCCCTTGCCGCAGTGAAGAGTTGAGGCGGTGTCACATGTGCGCGAACCGCCCCGGCCGAGTAGACCTACTCGGCTGTCACCCGGTCGGCGCCGTCACTCGGCCGCCGCCGTCACCCGGCCGTGTCCGCGCCGACGTTGTCGTACGGCTGCGTGATCACTTCGAGGTAGTGACCCGACGGATCGAGGAAATACACGCCCCGGCCGCCGTGGTTGTGGTTGATCCGGCCCGGGAGCCTGCCGTGCGGATCGCCGAAGAAATCGACTCCCGCATCCTTGATGCGCCCGAAGATTCCGTCGAAATCGTCCTCGGGCACGAGGAACGCGTAATGCTGCGGGGCGATGGACTTCTCATCGACGGTCGCGAAGTCCAGAGTGACGCCGTTCGCGGTGTCCACCGGAATGAAGGGGCCCCATTCGGTGCCGATCTCCAGATCCAGGATGTTCGCCAGGAATTCGGCGGAAGCCCGGTTGTCACGGGCGTGCACGATCGTGTGATTCAACTGTACTGATGACACGGTGGAATGCCTCCAGAGGCATCTCACGGGAACCTCCACGCCTCACCCGGCCGGTGACCGACGCGCGATGCCCACCGGGGATCGTAGATGCTCGGCGAGCGCGGATCCAACGTTTTGCCGCCGCGCCGGATCCCCTCGGCCCCCTGGGGGCACCTGTACGGCTCCCGCCTCACTTGGCGTCCGAGTACCGCTCCACCGTGGCCGTCGTGAACGGGAACCGCACCGGCGTACGCCCGAAAGCGATGCGGCCCGCCAGCTCACCGGCCTCACGGATCGCCACCGCCACGTCCGCCGCCTCCTCCCGGGGACAGTGCACGATCACCTCGTCGTGCTGGAAGAAGACCAGCTCCGCCCGCATCCCGGCGGTCGCGCTCCGCAGCGCCGCCAGCATCAGCAGCGCCCAGTCGGCCGCGCTGCCCTGCACCACGAAGTTTCGCGTGAAGCGGCCACGCGCGCGTGCGTTCGTCGACGCGTACCCCGGCGTGAACTCACCGTCGCCGGGCGCCGCCTCGTCGGACTCCTGCGGGATGCCCGCCTCGCCGCCGTCCTCCGAACCGGCGGCCGGCGGACTCGTCCGGCCCAGCCATGTCCGTACGAGCCGCCCCTCCTCTCCCGCCCGCGCCGCGTCGTCGACATACGCGACGGCCTGCGGGAACCGTCTTCGCAGGGCGGCCAGATTCTTCAGGCCGTCGCCCGACGTCTGGCCGTAGATCGCGCCCAGCAGCGCGAGCTTCGCCTGCGCGCGGTCGCCGGAGAACGCGCGGTCCGACAGCACCTTGTACAGATCGTCGTCATGCCCGGCGACCTCCATCAGCCCCCGGTCGCGCGAGATCGCGGCGAGGACGCGCGGCTCCATCTGGTCGGCGTCCGCCACGACCAGCCGCCAGCCCTCGTCGGCGACGACCGCTCCCCGTATCACGCGCGGGATCTGCAGCGCGCCGCCGCCGTTGGTCGTCCAGCGGCCGGAGACCGTGCCGCCCGGCAGGTACTCCGGGCGGAAGCGGCCGTCCCGCACCCAGTCCTGGAGCCAGCTCCAGCCGTGCGCCGTCCAGATGCGGTACAGCTTCTTGTACTCGATCAGCGGAGCCACCGCCGGGTGGTCGATCTCCTCCAGCTCCCACCGCCGCGTCGACCTCACCTGGAACCCGGCCCGCGTGAACGCCTTCACCACGTCCGCCGGCAGATCGGGCCGCACGCGCCGTCCGAACGCCTCCGAGACCCGGTCGGCCAGCTCCGCCAGGCGTCGCGGCTCGCCCCCGCCCGCGTACCGCTCGCCCAGCAGCTCGTCCAGCAGGGCCCGGTGCACATCCGCCCGCCACGGCAGGCCCGCCGCGTGCATCTCGGCGGCCACCAGCGTCCCCGCCGACTCCGACGCCGTCAGCAGCCGCATCCGGTCAGGCTCCTGCGCCGCGTCATGTCTGCGCTGCTGCTCCGCGTACACCTCCAGCAGGCCCTCGAACGGCACGTCCGCGCCGGCCTGCGGCTCGAAGAGCGAGGACTGCGAACCGGGCTCGGCGGCGCGCGGCGGCGGATCGGGCGGTACGGGCCCCCGCCGCAGCCGCGCCCAGGCGGCGGCGGCCGACCGGGGCTCCCCGAGCCGCCCCTCATGGCCGAGCAGCAGCAGCTCCGCCGCCTCGATGTCGTAACACCGCTCGACCCGGACCCCGGCCGCCAGCAGCCGGGGCGCCAGCTCGGCGGTGGAGCGCCAGACCCACCGCGTGACCTCGGGCAGCCGCGCCCTGACCGCCTCGACGAGATCGGGCTCGCGCAGCACCGCACCGGCTGGGCGCGCGTCCGCGCCCAGCGGCACGAGCCAGGCGCCACCGCCGTCCGCCGGGGCCAGAGCCCACCGTCCGATCATGCGTCCGAGTCTGGCAGCAGGGTCTGA
Proteins encoded in this window:
- a CDS encoding VOC family protein codes for the protein MNHTIVHARDNRASAEFLANILDLEIGTEWGPFIPVDTANGVTLDFATVDEKSIAPQHYAFLVPEDDFDGIFGRIKDAGVDFFGDPHGRLPGRINHNHGGRGVYFLDPSGHYLEVITQPYDNVGADTAG
- a CDS encoding bifunctional 3'-5' exonuclease/DNA polymerase, with product MIGRWALAPADGGGAWLVPLGADARPAGAVLREPDLVEAVRARLPEVTRWVWRSTAELAPRLLAAGVRVERCYDIEAAELLLLGHEGRLGEPRSAAAAWARLRRGPVPPDPPPRAAEPGSQSSLFEPQAGADVPFEGLLEVYAEQQRRHDAAQEPDRMRLLTASESAGTLVAAEMHAAGLPWRADVHRALLDELLGERYAGGGEPRRLAELADRVSEAFGRRVRPDLPADVVKAFTRAGFQVRSTRRWELEEIDHPAVAPLIEYKKLYRIWTAHGWSWLQDWVRDGRFRPEYLPGGTVSGRWTTNGGGALQIPRVIRGAVVADEGWRLVVADADQMEPRVLAAISRDRGLMEVAGHDDDLYKVLSDRAFSGDRAQAKLALLGAIYGQTSGDGLKNLAALRRRFPQAVAYVDDAARAGEEGRLVRTWLGRTSPPAAGSEDGGEAGIPQESDEAAPGDGEFTPGYASTNARARGRFTRNFVVQGSAADWALLMLAALRSATAGMRAELVFFQHDEVIVHCPREEAADVAVAIREAGELAGRIAFGRTPVRFPFTTATVERYSDAK